A single genomic interval of Chloroherpetonaceae bacterium harbors:
- the pstB gene encoding phosphate ABC transporter ATP-binding protein PstB: MTTEPNEPNFSRSRETPVFRTAPKEIDETPVFRTEKETELPKAPRVLTEVVLSIEKFKFYYGQTLALREITMNVMRGEVVALIGPSGCGKSTLLKAINRIHEVSYPVRIEGRILLDGKDIYAPEVDVTALRRRVGMVFQKPNPFPKSVYENVAFGLKILGGYTKSDIDGIVEQSLKQAALWDEVKDRLHTNALGLSGGQQQRLCIARALATQPEILLMDEPCSALDPISTQKIEDLIDELKSQYTFIIVTHNMQQAARVSDRTAFMMQGSLIEYDSTEKIFTKPAQKLTEDYILGRFG, translated from the coding sequence ATGACCACAGAGCCAAACGAACCCAATTTTTCCAGGTCAAGAGAAACACCAGTCTTTCGCACTGCGCCGAAAGAAATTGACGAGACACCAGTCTTTCGCACTGAAAAAGAAACTGAGCTACCGAAAGCGCCGCGTGTGCTCACGGAGGTCGTGCTAAGCATTGAAAAATTCAAGTTCTACTACGGTCAAACCTTAGCGCTGCGAGAAATCACGATGAACGTGATGCGCGGGGAGGTAGTGGCGCTGATTGGTCCATCGGGCTGCGGCAAATCAACCTTGCTCAAAGCGATTAATCGCATTCACGAAGTTTCCTATCCTGTGCGCATTGAAGGGCGCATTCTTTTAGACGGCAAAGATATATATGCACCAGAAGTAGATGTAACGGCGCTGCGGCGGCGTGTCGGAATGGTCTTCCAAAAACCAAATCCCTTTCCAAAATCGGTCTATGAGAACGTGGCATTTGGTCTTAAAATTCTGGGCGGCTATACCAAATCCGACATTGATGGCATTGTAGAACAGAGCTTGAAACAGGCGGCACTGTGGGACGAGGTGAAAGACCGCTTGCATACTAACGCACTGGGCTTATCAGGCGGGCAGCAGCAGCGGCTATGCATTGCACGTGCCTTAGCCACTCAGCCTGAAATTCTATTGATGGACGAGCCTTGCTCCGCACTCGACCCAATCTCCACGCAGAAGATTGAAGACCTGATTGATGAGCTAAAATCGCAGTATACCTTCATCATTGTGACCCACAATATGCAGCAAGCTGCGCGCGTAAGCGACCGCACAGCCTTTATGATGCAAGGCAGCTTAATTGAATACGACAGCACAGAGAAAATCTTCACCAAGCCTGCGCAGAAATTAACTGAGGATTATATCCTGGGTCGCTTCGGATAG
- a CDS encoding GTP-binding protein: MQHERIPTIIITGFLGSGKTTLIKHLLNTSLKDRKVALIENEIGEVSVDTTILKTQNVEISELTAGCMCCTISGDFSNAVTDILSGVTPDVLLIETTGIANPISIFMMLANDQRLILDTIITVADAERLEDNLAENLVAEIQLTISDLVVLNKTDVCSEAALLRAEKLIRQMNERAPIFRTVQGQIPPELIFAPKREGLREELRAQVLELKKKYDAEIERRLHLKRAEQAALASPTIGQPAPAHNHHHEHGAESYHLEVDQIETFAFERPEVFVQRKFEELLATLPRYYYRAKGIVNFVEMQNPTIFNFASGRYTFDYETLQDEDFRKSGSSSLFVFIGKQIAGEREQMLERLLACKAY; the protein is encoded by the coding sequence ATGCAGCACGAGCGCATTCCAACTATCATCATCACAGGCTTTTTGGGCAGTGGCAAAACCACGCTCATCAAACATTTACTAAACACATCGTTAAAAGACCGCAAGGTCGCTCTGATTGAAAACGAGATTGGTGAAGTCAGTGTCGACACCACCATTCTCAAAACGCAAAACGTAGAGATTTCAGAGCTGACAGCGGGCTGTATGTGCTGCACCATCTCGGGCGATTTTTCCAATGCCGTTACCGATATTCTTAGTGGGGTAACGCCTGATGTGCTGCTCATTGAGACTACTGGCATTGCAAACCCAATTTCCATTTTTATGATGCTGGCTAATGACCAGCGACTTATCTTGGATACCATCATCACGGTTGCTGATGCCGAGCGCTTAGAGGATAACTTGGCAGAAAATCTGGTGGCAGAAATCCAGCTGACGATTAGTGACCTTGTAGTGCTGAACAAGACTGATGTGTGCAGCGAGGCGGCATTGCTGCGAGCAGAAAAACTTATTCGCCAGATGAATGAGCGCGCACCGATTTTTAGAACCGTGCAAGGGCAAATTCCACCAGAGCTGATCTTTGCTCCCAAGCGTGAAGGTCTAAGAGAAGAGCTGCGCGCGCAAGTGCTCGAGCTGAAAAAGAAATACGATGCAGAGATTGAGCGAAGGTTGCATCTGAAGCGTGCGGAGCAAGCTGCGCTGGCAAGTCCGACAATAGGACAACCCGCGCCCGCCCATAACCACCATCACGAGCACGGCGCAGAGAGCTACCACTTGGAGGTTGACCAAATTGAGACGTTTGCCTTTGAACGCCCTGAGGTATTTGTGCAGCGCAAATTTGAGGAGCTTTTGGCAACGCTGCCACGCTACTACTACCGTGCTAAGGGGATTGTGAATTTCGTGGAGATGCAAAACCCGACCATCTTCAACTTCGCTTCAGGACGCTACACCTTCGACTACGAGACTCTGCAAGATGAGGATTTCAGAAAAAGTGGCTCAAGCTCACTTTTTGTCTTTATCGGCAAACAGATTGCAGGCGAGCGCGAGCAGATGCTGGAACGACTGCTGGCATGCAAAGCCTACTAA
- the der gene encoding ribosome biogenesis GTPase Der → MAKPVVAIIGRPNVGKSTLFNRIVGRRHAIVDDQPGVTRDRNELEVEWCGRPFVLVDTGGYTTADDAISRGVLSQVFQAIEEADVLIFVCDVRAGITDVDYEVADVLRKKAAGKTLLLAVNKVDSDAWRPQAEEFRKLGLGEPFFIAGEQGLGVAELLDAAVQAFPAYAVAEPADTNAVKLAVVGRPNVGKSSFVNAILGEERQIVTDIAGTTRDAIDTPFRRNGQAFILIDTAGLRRRAKVEEDIEFFSATRTEKALERADVAIVLIDAQQGLEKQDLRIINMALERKCGVLIAINKWDLIEKDANTAQTFTQAVAQRLKNLSYLPIITVSALTKQRVFKAVDLAREIWAERRRRIETSELNRVLLPEIQRTPPWSKSGKEIKVKYITQLAIEPPLFAFYAGNAKLVEESYKKFVERLIRDKFGFKGVPIEVQFRQK, encoded by the coding sequence GTGGCAAAACCAGTCGTTGCAATCATTGGGCGACCAAATGTAGGTAAGTCGACACTCTTTAACCGAATTGTAGGGCGTCGGCATGCCATCGTGGATGACCAGCCGGGCGTAACGCGCGACCGCAATGAGCTGGAAGTGGAGTGGTGCGGACGCCCATTTGTGTTGGTAGACACAGGCGGTTACACCACTGCCGATGATGCAATTAGCAGGGGAGTACTCTCACAGGTCTTTCAAGCGATTGAAGAAGCTGATGTGTTGATTTTCGTTTGCGATGTGCGAGCAGGCATCACCGATGTGGACTACGAAGTGGCAGATGTGCTGCGCAAGAAAGCCGCAGGCAAAACGTTGCTCTTGGCGGTGAACAAAGTCGATAGCGACGCATGGCGTCCGCAAGCAGAGGAATTTCGTAAGCTGGGCTTAGGCGAGCCATTTTTCATCGCAGGCGAACAAGGTTTGGGAGTAGCGGAACTCTTGGATGCTGCAGTCCAAGCCTTCCCAGCTTACGCAGTCGCTGAGCCAGCTGACACAAATGCGGTGAAGTTAGCAGTAGTCGGTCGACCGAATGTTGGCAAGTCCAGCTTTGTGAATGCGATCTTGGGGGAAGAACGGCAAATCGTAACTGACATTGCAGGCACAACACGCGATGCAATTGATACACCTTTTCGGCGCAATGGTCAAGCCTTCATCTTGATTGACACGGCGGGATTGCGACGGCGTGCCAAAGTTGAAGAAGACATAGAATTTTTCAGTGCCACCCGCACGGAAAAAGCTTTGGAGCGTGCCGATGTCGCCATTGTGCTGATTGATGCGCAGCAGGGCTTGGAAAAGCAAGACTTGCGCATCATCAATATGGCACTCGAGCGCAAGTGTGGGGTGCTGATTGCAATTAACAAATGGGACTTGATTGAAAAAGATGCGAATACGGCACAAACATTCACACAGGCAGTGGCTCAGCGGCTGAAAAACCTTTCATACCTGCCTATCATCACAGTTTCGGCACTCACTAAGCAGCGTGTCTTCAAAGCCGTTGATTTGGCACGAGAGATTTGGGCAGAGCGTCGCCGTCGTATTGAGACCAGCGAGCTGAACCGTGTGCTGCTGCCTGAAATTCAACGCACGCCGCCATGGTCAAAGTCTGGTAAGGAAATCAAAGTCAAGTACATCACGCAGCTGGCGATTGAGCCGCCCTTATTCGCCTTCTATGCTGGCAATGCCAAGCTGGTGGAAGAAAGCTACAAGAAGTTCGTTGAACGGCTCATTCGTGATAAGTTTGGTTTCAAAGGCGTGCCGATTGAGGTGCAATTTCGGCAAAAGTAA
- a CDS encoding serine hydroxymethyltransferase, producing MLETLRTTDPEIFAALQGELERQTETIELIASENFASRAVLEAAGSVMTNKYAEGYPGKRYYGGCEFVDIAENLARERAKKLFGAEYANVQPHSGSNANMAVFFAVLKPGDRILGFDLAHGGHLTHGSPVNFSGKLYEAHFYGVEKETGRIDMDKVAAKAKEVKPKLIICGASAYSRDWDYKAFREIADSVGAFLLADIAHPAGLIATGLLNNPLPYCHFVTTTTHKTLRGPRGGMILMGQDFENPFGIKVKTKTGERLKMMSEVLDTEVMPGVQGGPLMHIIAAKAVAFGEALRPEYKDYTMQVQRNARAMAEKFLSLGYHIISGGTDNHLMLIDLRHKHISGKEAEHLLHKAGITLNKNMVPFDDKSAFITSGIRIGTPAMTTRGFREQEFIYVAELIDRVISNAHSAHIEQVCIDVRQEVRELTAKFPLYDFAITA from the coding sequence ATGTTAGAGACACTTCGCACTACTGACCCCGAAATTTTCGCCGCTCTTCAAGGTGAATTGGAACGACAAACCGAAACAATTGAGCTCATTGCGTCTGAAAACTTTGCCAGTCGTGCCGTGTTGGAAGCAGCTGGCTCGGTGATGACCAACAAGTATGCCGAAGGCTACCCGGGCAAGCGCTACTACGGCGGTTGCGAGTTTGTAGATATTGCTGAAAATCTGGCTCGTGAGCGCGCCAAGAAACTCTTCGGCGCAGAATATGCAAATGTGCAACCGCACTCAGGCTCAAACGCCAACATGGCGGTCTTCTTTGCGGTGCTAAAACCCGGCGACCGCATCTTAGGCTTCGACTTAGCACACGGTGGCCATCTCACGCACGGCTCTCCAGTTAATTTCTCTGGCAAGCTCTATGAAGCGCATTTCTATGGCGTGGAGAAAGAGACAGGACGAATTGATATGGATAAAGTCGCTGCCAAAGCCAAAGAAGTGAAGCCAAAGCTTATCATCTGCGGCGCCAGTGCGTATTCCCGTGACTGGGACTACAAAGCCTTCCGCGAAATTGCTGACTCCGTTGGCGCATTTTTGCTTGCAGACATCGCCCACCCCGCTGGACTGATTGCGACAGGACTGCTAAACAACCCACTGCCTTATTGCCACTTCGTTACCACCACCACCCATAAAACCTTGCGCGGGCCGCGCGGCGGAATGATTCTAATGGGACAAGATTTTGAAAACCCCTTCGGCATCAAGGTTAAGACCAAAACCGGTGAACGCCTCAAAATGATGTCTGAAGTTTTAGATACGGAAGTGATGCCCGGCGTGCAGGGCGGACCACTCATGCATATCATTGCGGCAAAGGCTGTAGCCTTCGGCGAAGCCCTTAGACCTGAATACAAAGACTACACGATGCAAGTGCAGCGCAACGCTCGCGCAATGGCAGAAAAATTCCTGTCGCTTGGCTACCACATCATCTCGGGTGGCACAGACAACCACCTTATGCTCATTGACTTGCGACACAAGCACATTAGTGGCAAAGAAGCTGAACACCTTTTGCATAAAGCCGGCATCACACTTAACAAGAATATGGTGCCCTTCGACGACAAGAGTGCCTTTATCACTAGTGGCATTCGCATTGGCACCCCTGCAATGACCACACGCGGATTTAGAGAACAAGAGTTCATCTATGTTGCAGAACTTATTGACCGCGTGATTTCAAATGCTCATTCTGCGCACATCGAACAAGTGTGCATAGACGTGCGTCAAGAGGTCAGAGAGCTGACGGCAAAGTTCCCACTCTACGACTTTGCCATAACTGCCTGA
- the dnaA gene encoding chromosomal replication initiator protein DnaA, whose product MNASDDKPTVADDVQAAREAWRKCLDIIRDNVNPQSFKTWFEPIVPLRLSGGELVIQVPSQFFYEWLEENYYSLLKRTILDVIGRQAKLTYSVVVQQSPIEPVTIKLPQQPPVPASSPEVRPIAVSRAAYELYKANVQRFESYLNPRHSFENFIQGDCNAFALAAARSVAETPGKNAYNPLVIYGGVGLGKTHLVQAIGNYVRLKRKAEFVLYVSSEKFAIDFVTAIQNNRISEFSAFYRNIDLLIIDDIQFFAGKGKTQEEIFHIFNTLHQANKQIVLSCDRPIKELRDMEERLLSRFQWGLVTDLQPPDFETRLAILRRKLEDNGATLPDDVVTFIATNVTSNVRELEGCLIKLLATASLQGKEIDLALAKSVLKDIIRDRTVNITLEMIEKATCEYYHISPNDIKGKSRKQEIALARQVAMYLGKQLTNSSFKTIGLHFGGRDHSTVIHAVTTVEKEQETSPELRRDIAELKKRLEIMAL is encoded by the coding sequence ATGAACGCATCGGACGATAAGCCGACTGTTGCGGACGATGTTCAGGCGGCTCGAGAAGCCTGGCGGAAGTGTCTGGATATTATCCGAGACAATGTCAATCCGCAGAGCTTCAAGACTTGGTTTGAACCAATTGTGCCGCTCCGTCTCTCAGGCGGGGAGCTTGTTATTCAAGTTCCGAGCCAGTTCTTCTACGAGTGGCTTGAGGAAAACTATTACTCTCTTCTCAAGCGCACGATTTTGGATGTTATCGGTCGACAAGCCAAACTCACCTACTCCGTTGTGGTGCAGCAGTCCCCCATAGAGCCTGTTACCATCAAGCTGCCGCAACAGCCCCCTGTCCCTGCATCTTCTCCCGAAGTGCGTCCAATTGCGGTTTCGCGCGCCGCATATGAGCTCTACAAAGCTAATGTGCAGCGCTTTGAGAGTTACCTTAACCCTCGTCACAGTTTCGAGAACTTTATTCAGGGCGACTGTAATGCATTTGCGCTTGCCGCTGCGCGCTCGGTTGCCGAGACCCCCGGCAAAAATGCTTACAACCCACTGGTGATCTATGGTGGAGTGGGTTTAGGTAAAACTCATCTTGTGCAAGCCATCGGCAATTATGTGCGCCTCAAACGTAAGGCAGAGTTTGTGCTCTATGTATCCAGCGAGAAATTTGCAATTGACTTTGTAACGGCTATTCAAAACAACCGCATCAGCGAATTTTCCGCTTTCTACCGCAATATTGACCTACTTATCATTGACGACATTCAGTTCTTTGCAGGCAAGGGCAAGACGCAAGAGGAGATTTTCCACATTTTTAACACATTGCATCAAGCCAACAAGCAGATTGTGCTCTCGTGCGACCGTCCTATTAAGGAACTGCGCGATATGGAGGAACGTTTGCTATCGCGCTTTCAGTGGGGACTTGTCACCGACTTGCAACCTCCAGACTTTGAGACCCGCCTTGCGATTCTACGGCGAAAACTGGAAGATAATGGCGCTACCCTGCCCGATGATGTGGTTACCTTCATCGCCACAAATGTAACCAGCAATGTGCGCGAGTTGGAAGGCTGCCTTATCAAGCTTTTAGCCACTGCGTCGCTGCAAGGCAAAGAAATTGACCTTGCGCTGGCAAAGTCCGTGCTCAAGGACATCATTCGCGACCGCACGGTCAACATTACGCTGGAAATGATTGAAAAAGCGACCTGTGAATACTACCACATCTCACCAAATGACATCAAGGGTAAATCGCGCAAGCAAGAAATTGCATTAGCGCGTCAGGTGGCCATGTATCTGGGTAAGCAACTCACCAACTCATCATTTAAGACTATTGGACTACACTTTGGCGGGCGCGACCACTCTACAGTAATTCACGCCGTTACTACGGTCGAGAAGGAGCAAGAAACTTCGCCTGAGCTGCGGCGAGACATTGCGGAACTTAAAAAACGCCTCGAGATTATGGCGCTCTGA
- a CDS encoding SMC family ATPase yields MTPKKLRVCNFMSYGEEGSELNFDLFHVACITGENGAGKSSLVEAIPWCLWGRSLRGRNAELIRRGATHAYVEFEFTLDGEERLYKVKRSLQQSRGNTASQTLEFFVWNDENGRFHPLSLPNQRETQARIEREIGISYDTFINASFLLQGRANEFTTRTATERKEILSDILQLQRYQEISEKADEKRKERERAIETTEILIQRLEEELKEEPEVAAKLEEAKRRQAELQAQKVSLEAKRSSLEVELKRLQEKNHQLQLWQQTLSNYEQQIRESLQKKQSLQQEIDALRARLATRQEIEQKAEHYEALQKRVAELDSRAAAWQRLSLELSNAQNELLRQTEMRQLQLENERSKLKRLCEEQQQLAARAAALRQEYDTLKQLLPERAQVEAQIADLPQLRQEENQLTQKRGTLAGAVAQLHTQMSSLSEKGRMFKELPDAVCPVCHSPLTPEHREKVLNEYRSEYVCLRDKKAALESELGDIDVALEALRQSISQKEEWSHKLRELERRLARLSSIELEQTEVESRQQRLSEEQERVKQAVQALEYELSSGDYAQDVRQRLAHLQSELSQLSYSPSEHDELRQQLSDLAGIQRELIELATAASELRNREAALEEAEATVQQLSEAKEKAVQQVHMLKGEVERLSSLEAEHAQVEETLRSLSNQLINVGGEVQALEICMNKLKDTRITLQNARETLQHEQEEHAQYEALRDIFSVSGIQSMLIENAVPFIEQEANLLLEKLTNNQMSLRIEMQRMQQNGKQVDSLEIRIIDSTGNSRDYETFSGGEKFRIDFSLRIALSKLLAVQHQVGVKMLVIDEGFGTQDVEGLEAIIEAINAVRADFEKILLITHIDRLREAFESKIYVTRDAKKGSHFTVHSA; encoded by the coding sequence ATGACTCCCAAGAAACTGCGAGTGTGTAACTTTATGAGCTACGGTGAGGAAGGCTCCGAGCTGAATTTTGACCTCTTCCATGTGGCTTGCATCACAGGAGAAAATGGGGCGGGTAAATCCAGCCTTGTGGAGGCGATTCCATGGTGCCTCTGGGGCAGAAGTCTACGCGGACGCAATGCAGAGTTAATTCGACGTGGCGCGACTCATGCCTATGTGGAATTTGAGTTCACCTTGGATGGAGAAGAAAGGCTATATAAAGTCAAACGCTCCTTGCAGCAGTCTCGAGGAAATACAGCATCCCAGACCTTAGAGTTTTTCGTCTGGAACGACGAAAATGGGCGCTTTCACCCACTTAGCCTGCCAAATCAAAGGGAAACACAAGCTCGGATTGAAAGAGAAATCGGTATCAGTTACGACACATTTATCAACGCCTCGTTTTTGTTGCAAGGGCGAGCCAATGAATTTACAACGCGAACCGCAACCGAGCGCAAAGAAATTTTATCCGACATTCTTCAGCTCCAGCGCTACCAAGAAATTTCCGAGAAAGCCGACGAGAAACGGAAAGAACGAGAGAGGGCGATAGAAACAACGGAAATTCTTATCCAGCGACTGGAGGAGGAGCTAAAAGAAGAGCCAGAGGTGGCAGCCAAACTGGAAGAAGCAAAACGGCGGCAAGCTGAGTTGCAGGCACAAAAGGTATCACTCGAGGCAAAACGGTCATCGCTCGAGGTGGAATTGAAGCGCCTTCAGGAGAAAAATCATCAATTGCAGCTGTGGCAGCAAACCCTGAGCAACTATGAGCAGCAGATTCGAGAAAGTTTGCAAAAGAAGCAATCACTTCAGCAGGAAATTGACGCGCTGCGCGCAAGATTAGCAACTCGACAAGAAATAGAGCAGAAAGCTGAGCACTATGAAGCGTTGCAGAAGAGGGTGGCAGAGCTGGATAGCCGTGCTGCGGCTTGGCAGCGACTTTCGTTGGAACTAAGCAATGCGCAGAACGAGCTCCTACGGCAAACGGAAATGCGCCAACTTCAGCTCGAGAACGAGCGCAGCAAACTAAAACGGCTTTGCGAAGAGCAGCAGCAGCTCGCTGCCCGAGCAGCTGCACTGCGACAAGAATATGACACGCTCAAACAACTGCTACCAGAGCGAGCGCAAGTAGAAGCGCAGATAGCTGACCTTCCGCAGTTGCGACAAGAGGAAAATCAGCTCACTCAGAAGCGGGGCACCCTAGCTGGTGCAGTTGCACAGCTGCACACCCAAATGAGCAGCCTTTCAGAAAAGGGCAGGATGTTCAAGGAATTGCCGGACGCAGTTTGTCCCGTCTGCCACTCACCGCTTACACCTGAACACCGCGAAAAAGTGCTGAACGAATACCGAAGTGAATATGTGTGTCTAAGAGACAAAAAAGCTGCGCTCGAGAGCGAACTTGGGGATATAGATGTAGCCTTGGAAGCGCTGCGGCAGAGTATTTCACAGAAGGAAGAATGGAGCCATAAGCTGCGTGAGCTTGAGAGGAGGTTAGCGCGTCTAAGCAGCATTGAGTTAGAGCAGACCGAAGTGGAGAGTCGCCAGCAGCGGCTCTCGGAGGAGCAGGAGCGCGTAAAGCAAGCCGTGCAAGCTCTTGAGTATGAGCTATCCTCTGGGGATTATGCGCAAGATGTGCGCCAGCGGCTTGCACACTTGCAAAGCGAGCTGAGCCAACTAAGCTACTCGCCAAGTGAGCACGACGAACTGCGCCAACAGCTAAGCGACTTAGCTGGGATTCAGAGGGAATTGATAGAACTTGCCACTGCGGCAAGTGAGCTGCGTAATAGAGAAGCGGCGCTCGAGGAAGCAGAAGCAACTGTTCAGCAGCTATCCGAAGCGAAAGAGAAAGCCGTGCAGCAAGTGCACATGCTGAAGGGTGAAGTAGAAAGACTCTCCTCACTTGAAGCGGAGCATGCACAGGTAGAAGAGACACTACGCTCACTGAGCAATCAGCTTATCAACGTGGGCGGAGAGGTTCAAGCGCTCGAAATATGCATGAATAAGCTGAAAGACACACGTATCACGCTCCAGAATGCACGAGAGACACTGCAGCACGAGCAAGAAGAGCATGCGCAGTATGAGGCTCTGAGAGACATCTTTAGCGTCTCAGGTATTCAAAGTATGCTGATTGAAAATGCTGTGCCCTTCATTGAGCAAGAAGCCAACTTGCTGCTGGAAAAATTGACTAACAATCAAATGTCGCTCCGAATTGAGATGCAGCGAATGCAGCAAAATGGAAAACAGGTGGATTCGCTCGAGATTCGCATCATTGATAGCACAGGCAACTCACGTGACTACGAGACATTTTCAGGAGGCGAAAAATTCCGAATTGACTTTTCGCTGCGCATTGCTCTCTCTAAACTCTTAGCTGTTCAGCACCAAGTCGGCGTGAAAATGCTGGTTATAGATGAAGGGTTTGGCACGCAAGATGTAGAGGGTCTTGAGGCAATAATTGAAGCTATCAATGCAGTGCGCGCGGATTTCGAGAAAATTTTGCTGATCACGCACATAGACAGGCTGCGAGAAGCCTTCGAGAGCAAAATCTATGTAACGAGAGACGCAAAAAAAGGCTCGCATTTTACCGTCCATTCCGCATAA
- the bchC gene encoding chlorophyll synthesis pathway protein BchC: MKSMAVVFTAPEQLEMREVTLRALEPSDVLVETFWTSVSAGTEKMLYTGRLPKMQMTQYPVIPGYETVGKVIEVGSDVPDGYLGKFVYVSGSFGYTDVNAAFGGASQYIVSPYHKVTRLDVLSDVSLGLALPLAATALHIVDLAHVTDKRILVLGQGAVGLLVVDFARHFHAAYTVATDLSDFRLSKSTADVRVNVTQTALESALGHAEFDALIDCTGVMRAIEESLRFLKMNGVLVLGGYYERIDLAYHFAFMKEIKILPAKQWALGDLERTLSILASGEIDAKRIFTHYSSAWNGLAEAYETALFDNNCLKMVLSWKPE, from the coding sequence ATGAAGTCAATGGCAGTGGTTTTCACGGCACCAGAGCAGCTCGAGATGCGGGAGGTTACGCTGCGTGCACTCGAGCCCAGCGATGTGCTCGTGGAGACATTTTGGACATCGGTAAGCGCAGGGACGGAGAAAATGCTTTACACTGGTCGCTTGCCGAAAATGCAAATGACGCAATACCCCGTTATCCCTGGCTACGAAACCGTTGGAAAGGTCATTGAAGTCGGCAGTGATGTGCCTGATGGATACTTGGGTAAGTTTGTCTATGTTTCAGGGTCGTTTGGTTACACAGATGTTAATGCCGCATTCGGCGGCGCATCGCAGTATATCGTCTCCCCATATCATAAAGTTACGCGCTTAGATGTGCTGAGCGATGTGTCGCTCGGTCTTGCGCTCCCACTTGCCGCCACTGCCCTACACATCGTTGACTTGGCTCATGTTACAGACAAGCGCATTCTGGTCTTGGGTCAAGGTGCAGTGGGGCTGCTGGTGGTGGACTTTGCACGGCATTTCCATGCTGCTTACACTGTTGCTACTGACCTAAGTGATTTTCGGCTCTCCAAATCTACAGCTGATGTGCGTGTCAATGTGACGCAAACGGCTCTCGAGAGCGCATTAGGTCATGCCGAGTTTGATGCGCTTATTGATTGCACGGGCGTCATGCGCGCCATTGAGGAGAGCTTACGGTTTCTCAAAATGAATGGCGTGCTGGTGCTTGGCGGTTACTACGAGCGCATTGACCTTGCGTATCACTTTGCCTTTATGAAGGAAATCAAAATTCTGCCTGCTAAGCAATGGGCACTGGGCGATTTAGAGCGCACGCTCTCAATTCTTGCATCGGGCGAAATTGATGCCAAGCGCATCTTTACGCATTACAGCTCTGCTTGGAATGGCTTAGCTGAAGCTTATGAAACCGCTTTGTTCGATAACAATTGTCTCAAAATGGTACTTTCTTGGAAGCCTGAGTAA
- the bchF gene encoding 2-vinyl bacteriochlorophyllide hydratase, with the protein MPRYTPEQLRIRNSSIWTKVQFTLAPIQFVVFLVGVIITFLYYNGTIHNFSLVTLAVFVKTLFLVLLFATGAVWEKEVFGMWIYSPEFFWEDVGSTIAIIVHFSYFVLAYFNASTEVLIWCAFAAYFSYVVNAAQYLVRVWLEKRNEKRLKAQGLI; encoded by the coding sequence ATGCCTCGCTATACGCCAGAGCAACTTCGCATCCGCAATTCGTCTATCTGGACGAAAGTGCAGTTTACCTTAGCCCCCATTCAGTTTGTGGTGTTTCTCGTGGGTGTCATCATTACCTTTCTTTACTACAATGGCACGATTCACAATTTTTCGCTGGTTACGCTTGCTGTTTTCGTGAAGACGCTGTTCTTAGTTTTACTGTTTGCTACAGGTGCAGTTTGGGAAAAGGAAGTCTTTGGAATGTGGATTTACTCGCCTGAGTTTTTCTGGGAAGATGTTGGCAGCACGATTGCCATCATTGTGCATTTTTCATACTTTGTATTAGCCTATTTCAATGCCTCGACAGAGGTGTTGATTTGGTGTGCTTTTGCAGCGTATTTCAGCTATGTGGTTAATGCGGCGCAGTATTTGGTGCGTGTTTGGCTGGAAAAGCGCAATGAAAAGCGCCTGAAGGCTCAAGGGTTGATTTAG
- a CDS encoding YciI family protein, with translation MFVVLYTYTKPLEEVNEHRAAHLAFLDKEYAAGNFVVSGRQNPPVGGVLISHLTLRERLEAILQQDPYITSGVATYQIIEFVPAKYAPEFAPFLNVH, from the coding sequence ATGTTTGTGGTGCTTTACACTTATACCAAGCCACTGGAGGAAGTCAATGAGCATCGTGCAGCCCACTTGGCCTTTTTAGACAAGGAGTATGCTGCGGGCAATTTTGTCGTATCGGGTCGTCAAAATCCGCCTGTGGGTGGCGTGCTTATTTCGCACCTAACGCTACGCGAACGCTTGGAGGCAATTTTGCAGCAAGACCCATACATCACGAGTGGTGTGGCAACTTACCAAATCATTGAATTTGTGCCCGCTAAATACGCGCCTGAGTTTGCACCATTCTTGAACGTGCACTAA
- a CDS encoding sigma-70 region 4 domain-containing protein encodes MAPKTDHERLLYCIEKLPRIERDIITLYELRRKSIDEISIERHLDKHEIEMHLKNARQHLKELFFNAEWH; translated from the coding sequence ATGGCACCCAAAACAGACCATGAGCGTTTGCTCTACTGCATTGAAAAACTCCCTCGCATAGAGCGCGACATAATTACGCTCTATGAACTGCGGCGCAAAAGCATTGATGAAATCTCAATTGAGCGACATCTGGACAAGCACGAAATTGAAATGCATCTTAAGAATGCCCGTCAGCATCTAAAAGAACTTTTCTTCAATGCAGAGTGGCACTAA